CTCTGGTTTAAGGCGCATCACCGCCCGAGCGAGTTCTGCCGCATGAGTTCCGCTTAAACGATGGTCTTGAACAGCACGGAAACGATTAACCAGATAACGTTTAAGCTTTTCAGGGGCTGGCAACGGTGACTGTAAAATCTGATTTGAATCAAGCATATGTTGCTGAACATACGCCTCAGCTGCCGCAATCAAAATCTGATTCTTATTCTTGAAATATAGATAGAGTGTGCCAACCGCTATACCTGCATCCTTAGCAATTTCCTGCATGGTCGTTTTCTTGACCCCATATTGACTCAGCCGTTGCTTTGCCGCTTGCAAGATCGCGTCTCGTTTGGCCTCATCCAGTCGCTGCATATCGATCAGTCTTTTGGTGGATCGTCACTTTAATGCCATATTTTGGACGCAGGGTGAATCTTGGATCAATTTCAATTGGCTGATTTGGCACTAACGAGATCCTAAACTTTTGAATGATCGCTGCCAAAATTGTCTTCGCCTCCATCAGGGCAAAATTCTTACCAATACAGACATGGGGGCCGGCCCCAAAGGGGAGATAGGCATACTTGTGGCGATGGACTTGGTCAGGTAGAAAGCGATCTGGATCAAACTGCT
The genomic region above belongs to Acaryochloris sp. CCMEE 5410 and contains:
- a CDS encoding TetR/AcrR family transcriptional regulator is translated as MQRLDEAKRDAILQAAKQRLSQYGVKKTTMQEIAKDAGIAVGTLYLYFKNKNQILIAAAEAYVQQHMLDSNQILQSPLPAPEKLKRYLVNRFRAVQDHRLSGTHAAELARAVMRLKPELQEEESQVVRDNVAFLLKEGIKANVFKVENFEQDLKVFLYSIGYFFPKPTAEDHYELDEKSLEMVIEWFIRQWQG